The Candidatus Thorarchaeota archaeon genome segment CAAACGGTCGATATTCCCCGTTGTAAAAATATTCACTTGAATTATCCGGATTCACCTGTTCTACGAATATGTCTAGTACATCCAAGCCCCCATTTGTGAATCCCCATGCGATGTAGTCATTGAAGCCAGCTTCAACAGAAGGCATACCAGGCAGAGTAACTCCCATCACGTTCATGACTCCAGGAACCGACATGTGTGCTTCATACACCAAGTTGGGTGCGACAATAGGCATGTGGGCATCATTACAGAGCATCGGACTTCCCGTTACTGTTCTGCTTCCAGAAACCGCCCAGTTGTTGGATCCGAAGGTTTTCTTGAGTCCCAATGGATCCACAACAGGAAGGAGTTGTTCGAGCAGGTTCTCGAGTTTCTTCTTCTCGACATTTGCTATGTTCTCAGAAACCGATTGAGGATTAAGAGAAAGGTTTACAGGATAGCCTCCTGGAGCGTCGGGATAATCTGAGAGGCTGAGGTTGGTCTGCTCCTTGACTATGTAGCTTTGATATGGCATAACATCTGGATAGAGCTGCTGAAGCATTGTTTCGTTGTTGATATTCTCCTTAAGCCAAAGTCGCCCCAAGTCATCAAAGTCACCTGTTAGGGACCAAGTAATGAATGACGCACCAAGGAACATATCGAGCTTGCTCCAGGGTTCTGGGTTGATACCCAAGAGATGGAACTCCACGGGCCTATTTTTGCTTTTCATGGATTCCATGAACGCGTTTATTCCATCAACCTGTGCGTCCATGACCCGCAAAGCGTAATCAACATCAGGATTTGTGTCGGCGTTATCAAGAAACCAGTCCAGTGTCCTTTGGGCAGTACGCTCAAGGCCTATGGTCCGGTAGATTTTGTCAGAACTACTACCC includes the following:
- a CDS encoding penicillin acylase family protein, whose amino-acid sequence is MRRKKGMNLALSLIGPVTMIVLLMMPIGPLAGGLGILQPVGGIFDVGRGLNEAPVETIRLEGPREEITVLIDHYGVPHIYANSSEDAYFALGYMHAKDRLFQMVMQKHLAAGRLSEFVGPAGSSSDKIYRTIGLERTAQRTLDWFLDNADTNPDVDYALRVMDAQVDGINAFMESMKSKNRPVEFHLLGINPEPWSKLDMFLGASFITWSLTGDFDDLGRLWLKENINNETMLQQLYPDVMPYQSYIVKEQTNLSLSDYPDAPGGYPVNLSLNPQSVSENIANVEKKKLENLLEQLLPVVDPLGLKKTFGSNNWAVSGSRTVTGSPMLCNDAHMPIVAPNLVYEAHMSVPGVMNVMGVTLPGMPSVEAGFNDYIAWGFTNGGLDVLDIFVEQVNPDNSSEYFYNGEYRPF